The following are from one region of the Paenalkalicoccus suaedae genome:
- a CDS encoding NAD(P)-dependent malic enzyme — translation MATLREEALHMHRIKKGKIETKAKVPVRNARDLSLAYSPGVAEPCKEIFKDPQTVYDYTVKGNMVAVVSDGTAVLGLGNIGPEAAMPVMEGKAVLFKSFAGVDAFPICLNTTDVDTIVQTVKLMEPTFGGVNLEDIAAPRCFEIEERLKKEMNIPVFHDDQHGTAIVTAAGLLNALRITDKTMGEVRVVINGAGAAGIAILKLLRTMGVKDIILCDSKGAIYEGRPYGMNDLKHEIAQVTNRNKVDGKLEEVVKDMDVFIGVSVEGALTPEMVESMNADPIIFAMANPVPEIMPDLAKAAGAAVIGTGRSDFPNQVNNVLAFPGIFRGALDVYATHINEEMKLAAVKAIADLVTDEERHADYVIPGPFDARIAPAVARSVAKAAMETGVARRKVDPEEVWKRTMELTMIEE, via the coding sequence TTGGCGACACTAAGAGAAGAAGCATTACATATGCACCGTATTAAAAAAGGGAAAATTGAGACGAAAGCAAAAGTCCCGGTACGTAATGCGCGTGACTTGTCGTTAGCTTATTCACCAGGCGTAGCAGAGCCTTGTAAAGAAATTTTTAAAGATCCTCAAACGGTTTATGACTATACGGTGAAAGGAAATATGGTAGCCGTTGTGTCGGATGGAACAGCCGTACTTGGACTCGGGAATATCGGACCTGAAGCAGCAATGCCAGTTATGGAAGGAAAGGCTGTGCTATTTAAATCCTTCGCGGGAGTAGACGCATTTCCTATTTGCTTAAACACAACGGATGTAGATACGATTGTTCAAACGGTAAAACTAATGGAACCAACTTTCGGTGGCGTTAATTTAGAGGACATCGCGGCACCTCGTTGCTTTGAAATCGAAGAGCGTCTGAAAAAAGAAATGAATATCCCAGTTTTCCACGATGATCAGCATGGAACGGCAATTGTAACAGCTGCTGGACTGTTAAATGCACTGCGCATCACGGACAAGACCATGGGCGAAGTGCGAGTTGTTATTAATGGAGCCGGTGCAGCTGGTATTGCCATCTTAAAGCTTTTACGCACAATGGGTGTAAAAGACATTATTCTTTGTGATTCAAAGGGTGCTATTTACGAAGGGCGTCCTTATGGAATGAACGACTTAAAGCATGAGATTGCTCAAGTGACAAACCGTAATAAAGTGGATGGGAAGCTAGAGGAAGTTGTAAAGGACATGGACGTTTTTATCGGTGTATCTGTTGAAGGAGCATTAACACCTGAGATGGTCGAGTCAATGAATGCAGATCCTATTATTTTTGCCATGGCCAATCCAGTACCTGAAATTATGCCAGACTTAGCTAAAGCGGCAGGTGCAGCTGTTATTGGTACAGGTCGTTCAGACTTCCCAAATCAGGTGAATAATGTACTTGCTTTCCCTGGTATTTTCCGCGGGGCATTAGACGTGTATGCCACGCATATTAACGAAGAAATGAAGCTTGCAGCGGTTAAAGCAATTGCAGACCTTGTAACTGACGAAGAGCGTCATGCAGACTACGTCATTCCAGGACCTTTTGATGCGCGTATTGCTCCAGCTGTAGCAAGAAGTGTAGCAAAAGCAGCGATGGAAACAGGCGTAGCAAGACGTAAAGTAGACCCAGAGGAAGTTTGGAAGCGTACGATGGAGCTTACAATGATCGAAGAATAG
- the accA gene encoding acetyl-CoA carboxylase carboxyl transferase subunit alpha, which translates to MPEELPFEKPITELRDKISELKAFTEEKEIDMSGEIEKLEKRLEQLEQDIYGNMTAWDRVHIARHGKRPTTQDYIDRLFTSFLELHGDRTYGDDEAIVGGIAMFEGQPITVIGHQRGKDTKDNIRRNFGMPHPEGYRKALRLMKQAEKFGRPIINFIDTKGAYPGRAAEERGQSEAIARNLIEMAGLRVPIICIVIGEGGSGGALALGVGDRLLMLENSTYSVISPEGAAALLWKDASLAKRAAETMKITAPELKELGLIDEVVPEVRGGAHRDMETQTGYIKQSLQKALKELTNIDGEALVYERYEKFNKIGEYTDVNGVIVGK; encoded by the coding sequence ATGCCAGAAGAATTACCGTTCGAGAAGCCAATTACAGAGTTACGAGATAAAATATCAGAGCTCAAAGCCTTTACGGAGGAAAAAGAGATTGATATGTCTGGAGAAATTGAGAAATTAGAGAAGCGTTTAGAGCAGTTAGAACAAGATATTTACGGCAACATGACGGCGTGGGATCGCGTGCATATTGCGAGACACGGCAAACGTCCAACAACACAAGATTATATTGATCGCTTATTCACCTCTTTCTTAGAGTTGCATGGAGATCGTACCTATGGAGACGACGAAGCGATAGTTGGCGGAATTGCTATGTTTGAAGGACAACCGATAACGGTTATAGGTCATCAGCGGGGGAAGGATACAAAGGATAACATTCGCCGCAACTTTGGAATGCCTCACCCAGAAGGGTATCGTAAAGCATTACGCCTTATGAAGCAGGCAGAGAAGTTTGGTCGACCGATTATCAATTTCATCGACACAAAAGGGGCCTACCCAGGTAGAGCAGCGGAAGAGCGCGGTCAAAGTGAAGCAATCGCTCGTAATTTAATTGAAATGGCGGGTCTTCGCGTCCCAATTATTTGTATCGTCATTGGAGAAGGTGGAAGTGGGGGAGCGTTAGCGTTAGGTGTAGGAGATCGCCTTCTGATGCTCGAAAACTCGACGTACTCCGTTATTTCACCAGAAGGTGCGGCCGCTTTACTATGGAAGGATGCAAGCCTAGCGAAGCGCGCAGCAGAAACAATGAAAATCACAGCTCCTGAATTAAAAGAGCTGGGCTTAATTGATGAGGTAGTTCCTGAAGTAAGGGGCGGGGCACATCGAGATATGGAGACGCAGACTGGGTATATCAAGCAGTCCTTGCAAAAAGCGTTAAAGGAGCTTACAAATATTGACGGAGAAGCGCTCGTTTACGAACGTTACGAAAAATTTAATAAAATCGGAGAGTATACCGATGTAAACGGTGTCATCGTTGGTAAATAA
- a CDS encoding FadR/GntR family transcriptional regulator has protein sequence MAVTENKVYVRILKEIEQLIMTNDLSAGDKLPSERDLSERLQVGRSSVREALRSLELLDLIETRKGEGTFVKQAGSHRLAEILASFFLQDPRARRDLRETRRMIEVEAVRLACDRATAEEVEELENVLRDSYHVWRDGHIPVEEDILFHKTIVQISQNKLMMNIWRPLVEYSKVALRESLSREGRMEHALEEHESIVEAIKCRDVSRAVDKMNIHLANSQF, from the coding sequence ATGGCGGTGACAGAAAATAAGGTATACGTTCGGATCTTAAAAGAGATTGAACAACTAATCATGACAAATGATTTAAGTGCCGGGGACAAGCTACCCTCTGAGCGCGATCTATCAGAGCGACTACAGGTAGGAAGATCGTCTGTCAGAGAGGCACTGCGTTCTCTAGAGCTATTAGATTTAATTGAGACAAGAAAAGGAGAAGGCACCTTTGTAAAGCAAGCAGGAAGTCACCGATTGGCGGAAATTCTGGCAAGCTTTTTTTTACAGGATCCGAGAGCGAGAAGGGATCTTAGAGAGACAAGGCGAATGATAGAGGTAGAAGCTGTCAGGCTCGCATGTGACCGAGCGACAGCCGAGGAAGTAGAAGAATTAGAGAATGTTCTTCGTGATTCTTACCACGTATGGCGTGATGGCCACATTCCTGTAGAGGAGGACATCCTCTTTCATAAAACAATTGTTCAAATCAGTCAAAATAAACTCATGATGAATATTTGGAGACCGCTCGTCGAATATAGTAAAGTCGCGCTTAGAGAATCCCTATCAAGAGAAGGGCGCATGGAGCATGCTTTAGAGGAGCACGAGTCAATCGTCGAAGCAATTAAATGTAGAGATGTTAGTAGAGCCGTTGATAAAATGAATATTCACTTAGCAAATAGTCAATTTTAA
- the accD gene encoding acetyl-CoA carboxylase, carboxyltransferase subunit beta, whose amino-acid sequence MIRDLFSKKPKYATIPSEKAKQEVPEGLMSKCPKCKSISYIKELRNNKLVCDQCGFHHRIGAEDRIEWTLDEGSFEEFDRDMIAKDPLGFPEYERKSAMDREKTGLNEAVVTGRGTIDGYGVIVGIMDARFRMGSMGSVVGEKMVRAISIAIEERKPFLMFAASGGARMQEGVFSLMQMAKTSTALRRLHEEGLLFVSIMTHPTTGGVSASFASLGDINIAEPGALIGFAGRRIIEQTIRQKLPDDFQTAEFLMEHGQLDMVVHRHEMKETLKTIVAIHSA is encoded by the coding sequence ATGATAAGGGACTTATTTTCAAAAAAACCGAAATATGCAACCATCCCTTCTGAAAAAGCAAAGCAAGAAGTGCCAGAAGGGTTAATGAGTAAATGTCCTAAATGTAAATCTATTAGTTACATAAAAGAGCTTCGTAACAACAAACTTGTTTGTGACCAGTGCGGCTTCCATCATCGTATAGGTGCCGAGGATCGCATTGAGTGGACGCTTGACGAAGGTAGCTTCGAGGAATTTGACCGCGACATGATTGCGAAGGATCCCCTTGGCTTCCCCGAATATGAGCGAAAGTCTGCGATGGACCGAGAAAAGACTGGCTTAAACGAAGCTGTTGTGACGGGCCGTGGTACTATTGATGGCTACGGAGTCATTGTTGGGATCATGGATGCTCGCTTTCGAATGGGGAGTATGGGATCTGTTGTGGGCGAAAAGATGGTGCGTGCGATCTCTATTGCGATTGAAGAACGCAAGCCATTCCTCATGTTTGCAGCCTCTGGTGGCGCGAGAATGCAGGAGGGCGTCTTTAGTCTTATGCAGATGGCTAAGACAAGTACTGCACTCAGACGCTTGCACGAAGAGGGGCTTCTATTTGTAAGTATCATGACTCATCCAACTACTGGTGGGGTTTCTGCAAGTTTCGCATCATTAGGCGATATTAATATCGCAGAGCCTGGCGCACTTATTGGATTTGCGGGAAGACGAATCATTGAACAGACGATTCGCCAAAAGCTACCGGATGATTTCCAAACGGCCGAGTTTTTAATGGAGCACGGGCAATTGGATATGGTTGTTCATCGACATGAAATGAAAGAAACATTAAAAACAATCGTTGCGATTCATTCAGCATAG